Genomic segment of Kiloniellales bacterium:
CGTTCCAAGGCGTAGTCATACAGTTCGGAATCGCGGAAATTCCTCAGGTGCCTCTTGTCCGCCGCCTGAGTCGGAACGAAGAACTCCTGGACGCCGATGGACCGGTAGAAGTTCTCTGCGTTCATGAAACTGCCGTTGACGCAATAGACGACGATCGTCTTGTAGCCCTGGCTTTTCAGGACGTGTATGAGGCTGTGATGAAGGCGTTTCTCCATAAGCGTCGACAGGTAGTAGGCCTTGTCACCGAAGATCCTGGTGTCGAGGCCACTCATCACGGCAAATTCCGACACCCAGGTTCCACCGCCATGGACATTTACAGAGAGCGAGCCGGATAGGCCGCCCGAGGGCTGGAAGTATTCCGCGACTTCGTCCTCGATCGGCAGTCCGAGGACACGCGGGTCAAAAACCGATTCGTCGAGCACCATAAAGATGTTCGGCTTTGGCCCGAGGGAGGTTTCCTCGGCCGATCCCAGCGGATCACCGAGCGGCTGGTCGGCAACGTCGTAGATCGTGACTACGTTGCCTCCCGAACCCCACCACCAGACCGCAGAGGCCGTGAAAGTGCTCAAGGCTGCCGCTGTATTATCGAAGTTCTGATCCCAGAAATAGACCGTACGGCTCAGGCGGGAGATCGGGCTGACAAGGTAGACCGCGACCACGACAGCCGCGCAGACGGTGACGATGGACAAGCGTTTACCGCGCCGTGTCACCAGCCAGCCAAGGAGCGTGACGAAGGCGGTAATCCCAACACCGGTGGCCGCGGCTAAAAGCGAATACTGCGAGAGAACCCACCAGAGATTGTATCCCACCATGTTGACGAGGTCGCCGAACACGAGGGGAGTCCCAAGGTAGGCCATCTTGGCTTTCGAGACCGCCCATACAGTCAGGGTGAGCATCAGGGTGATCGCCACCGACAGACGGGATCGCCGCGTTACGACTAGAAGAACGCAGTAGAGGACGATGATGGTCAGACCGGCGACCGCACGCTGGTTGATCCCGGTTTCGGCCAGAAACAAAAACAGGCCGAAGCCGG
This window contains:
- a CDS encoding sulfatase-like hydrolase/transferase; this translates as MRIDVLAKGALAKLRQAEPPSSVSNRRFLVGCAEFFLWLSGFGLFLFLAETGINQRAVAGLTIIVLYCVLLVVTRRSRLSVAITLMLTLTVWAVSKAKMAYLGTPLVFGDLVNMVGYNLWWVLSQYSLLAAATGVGITAFVTLLGWLVTRRGKRLSIVTVCAAVVVAVYLVSPISRLSRTVYFWDQNFDNTAAALSTFTASAVWWWGSGGNVVTIYDVADQPLGDPLGSAEETSLGPKPNIFMVLDESVFDPRVLGLPIEDEVAEYFQPSGGLSGSLSVNVHGGGTWVSEFAVMSGLDTRIFGDKAYYLSTLMEKRLHHSLIHVLKSQGYKTIVVYCVNGSFMNAENFYRSIGVQEFFVPTQAADKRHLRNFRDSELYDYALERMSLTAGTEGDGPVFVLVATISNHGPHSFNRVPEDAFPDSRDWLARNVQDPDLQEYHEYYLRLRQSFEDYRNLKSELASRYKRRPTLLVRFGDHHPKFTKGLEFPDRSVPRSSLFATYFAIEAINGDLAARPEWGSGPLDIAYLSTVVLDSAGLAKDQIFETRKRLMESCAGRYFECRDALKARLHRTLLDRGYLEVDRVELAEIDSKPEFHP